Below is a genomic region from Castanea sativa cultivar Marrone di Chiusa Pesio chromosome 2, ASM4071231v1.
gcattttttaactaaaaaataaacatggaaagtcccttaaataatagtagtatagataactcccactaaaatattgcctaaaaaatatgactactctcctctttatttttaaattgatttatccacttataaattagatttttaaaataaaaattatatatataataattaaatacaatttttttctacaaaataggaccactaaaaaaaagcctcatcgcacgaGCGAAGCGAGTGTGATGAGGGtagttcaaataaaaaatttgctaatttttaggaGAAAAgtttctagtatttttttttttaattttgttgaattacaattttaaccacatttttttattttttaataataaggaTTCTCTAATTAGATTAAGTGtatctttgacattttttttaattataactaactttttgaatcctcttaatatataataataataataataaaaaaatcttcaagAATTTTAGGAAATCTTTGACCAGTGGTGTAATAATAACCCATAAtaatcctatcaaaaaaaaaacccccataATAATATTCACAACATAATTAACCATAATTAATAGTGGCATTAGCCATTAGGCGTGAACTGCTGGGTATTAATAAGAGGAAACTCAGGAAAGACACAAAAGGTAACAAAGCTgatcttcaaagttcaaacttcaaagtgagagggagagagagagagagaaatggaggAAGGGAAGGGAGTGGTGAAGCACATACTGCTGGCCAAGTTCAAAGATGGAATCTCAGAGACCCAGATAGAGGAACACATCAAGGGCTATGCCAACCTCGTCAACATCATTGAACCCATGAAGTCTCTCcactggtaaaaaaaaaaaaccataaactctcatcaattttcctttttgagtTTGGTTTCAACTCTTTTTTTAACGTTGGCCGATCTCCATTTCTGCTTTTGCTGTCTTTGAATTTTCAGTTTCTTTTGTATAAATTAACGTTTGTATATGATGTGACATTTGATATTGATGAATTGGCAATTGGGTCTGTAAGATTATGGAAGCTAGAATTAATGTGTGTTATCTAATTATATTccaataaagattaaaaaaaaaaaattagtgaaatGTGGCCAACTTTGTTGGGGATCtgactccaaaattttgggactgcttaattgttattgttgttgacTTTTGTGAAATCCTATAAAATTCAACTCAGATGTATATTACAAAGATCTTCCAAATCCTAAATTCTATTTTGGGTGATGAGATGGTGGCTTTTAAGGTGTCTTCTTAACGGTCATCAACTTGGTTCATGGAACCTGATGCTGCAAAATTCACCTGATGTGTGAACTAGAGTTTCGAGTTTTGTTGGGTTCCATGAGGCCTCCAATGGCATCATCATAATTTATCAAGTAACAAtctaaatcatttttttagttgAGACTTGAGGGCCAGTTGTTTGTTAATAAGATAGCGGATTAGGTTTGGAGTGTTTGTAGCATTGTCACATACCAAAAGTTGGTAGAAAATTGGGTAGGAGCCTAGAAGATCTTTAATGGCTTATGGGGTTTGGATTTCGGAATCCCCAAGAAGGACGACAGATTTTGTGTCTTACGGCAAATTTCGTTAAGCAAATAATCTGTTACCTTCACACTTGTTACGTTAGGTCTGACTGTTTCTTTCCCACTTTGAAATTCTTAGGTTGCACTGCATGCTAGGAGTATCATATTTAGCTGAGAAAGGGAAAGTACAGACTGTTTTATAAAGCAAAACATTGAATGTGACACATTACTTATTGTTTACTAAGGCAAggtattgaattttatttttacttctgtAATTTGTTTAGTAATGATTGGAAGGGTTTCTACTCCAAAGCATTTGAGAAAATATCTACATTGATAACCCTacaattctttttaaaaacacTTTAGTCATCAATTGccataaagaaaagaaatgatattCTTCTTGGCATGATATCAAGCTCTAACACACTTGTGCTGCCTGCTCATCAGTTCTAACATCTTGATTGAATGAATGAGAGACTTGTGACGGTTATGAATGCTAGGGGCAACCACTAGGCCTTAAATTGTTGGATAGTGAATACATTGATTGGACAAAATAGCCAATAGCCTTGTAGCTTAGGCCCTTGGGGCATTGCTTGGTCTGCTTTATAAGAAGAACCAGGGTTTGAATCCCACCTGACCCACCTGCTCTAACAATTGAATAATCAAAACATTGATTAGACAAAATTCCTAATagagaatttaaatttttatgctgGTCGTCACTCTACCGCAACCCTTCTCTTTTTCCTGGGCTTAGGACTGGCtatgaacaaaaaatatataacattaaGCACAAATGCAGACAAAGTTTGATTAGAAAAATAATGATTGGAATATTGAAATCCGTGGTGAAGTGGAATGCTACTGGTTTTTGAGATTATTGGCTGTCTCTTGAATCTTGGATGATCCCAACTATTGTAGGTAGTCAAGCACACATAGTGAAATATGAACATCAGATAGCCGGATATCAActgaaaatatatgtatatacaaaCCTATGTAGATTTTTTTAGCTTGTAAAGATTTAGACAAGTTGTTTATGTCcattgaatttgtttttaaaaatctgCCCCAGCGCTCATagctattaaattattaatcttcTCTTACCAAGTCTTCACTGGATATATAAAATCTATAGTGAATTTTGGTAACTGAAATACTGTTTTAAGTTGCCTTCCTAACTTCATAGATCTTAACTTTGTTTGtcacttattttatattaatattacaaCTACTTTAACAGGGGCAAGGATGTCAGCATTGAAAACCTGCATCATGGTTTCACTCATGTCTTTGAATCTACATTTGAGACTAAAGAGGGTCTTGCAGAGTATATAGCTCATCCTGTTCATGTTGAATTTGCAAACGGGTTCCTTTCCAGCTTGGATAAAGTCCTTGTGGTTGACTTCGAACCTACTACCGTTAATATCTGAATCAAAAGAGCAGTGGCAGTGATCTTAGATCCATCTATGCTGCCTCTTATTGGAACTTTGCTATGCATAAGGTTTAAAAATCAGGTCTTATCTCATTGAATGTGGTGAagtgtctttctttttgttttatctttgTTATGTCAAGTAAGATTAGAGATTgttcccaaaaaataataaatttatggaAACCGATGCATATTTCTCAATTATTCCAAAAAGCTGCTAATTTAAGCTCTACTTTATTTATCTTCTCTGGCACAAAAAAGGAACTCAAAGTCTATCATTTCCATCTTCCATGTTTTGATATTGGAGAGTATGGTTGAATCCTCACTCAAGTTTTTTACTACTAAATATATTGTCCAGATGTGTTGAGTTAATCACAGTGGAAGTCATATCCATAAATAGTTAAAAGCATCTTAATATTGCTCAATGACAGGTGAAAGGCTTAATTATTGGACCTAAGAAATGAAGTGGCATCCCTGTTTAGGGTATGTCTAGCAACTGCTTATtttcccaattttttattttcaaaaactattttctattttctagaccaaaaaatttgtttggtaaCTCAAAATAGGCACGAAACAAAAATGGTTTTCAAATCTCAATTTCCAAAGAAAGCTGAGAATAGCTCAAACCTGTTTTCAGTTATGAAAACACGGAGAAACCAAATGAACTTAATGAAGTCTAGGTTTCGAGTCCTAGCTgaaacaaaaaggcaaaaccAAATGCACAATAACAAAGTCCAAATTAAACTTGCggccaaacccaaacccacttTCCTCTTGTCATCCATGAAATCCTCTATAGTTCATAGCCTGACTCGCGGAATTACTAGACATGACAAACTTGAGCATCGATTACGAGTGATATATGAAGAAACGACCCAAGCCTAGAGTTAAATGAGAATTCATGTTCAGGTTTTGGTCTTATGTTTGAAAGATACAATGCCTGTGTTCAGACTTTAGTGAGTTTGTTTTAGTCTGGCAACAAATGCATGTACCTGCTATGCTAGCATGTGATTGTTTAGacacatcttttttcttttttttttattaataaaaaattcatagacTAGcctaaaaaacaatatataatatattggttCATCGTTTAGTTAATAGTCAaactaatcaaatttttttttagttgcaattagctcaactggtaaaatcttttatagttaaataagagatttgggtttAATCCCTGTCTACACCAAAAAGCAATTGTTATCttgatctaataataaagagctatcattaggagcaGACGTTATatgttaaaactctctaaaaaaaatcattttttatttttattctccaaaacaagtttttggaaacaaaaagaaataaggCAATGGGTAGGACTAGAGTATAATTGCCGGTTTGGTTTAGAGCTAACTAAATTTTCATAACTCAGTTTTTAAAATccataactcaaactcaaaactcaTAAATTTCCTAATTTGATTCAAACGCATAAAGGGGATAATGAGTGCCCTTagagaaataattaataaatcattttagaaaaattctaaCACCACCTTcctgagaaatataaaaaaccattaaaaattaatttttttgccataaaaagttttttaaaatatttctttaataATACTCTTAGAGCATtcgttaacttttttttcctgtaaTTAATTGACTTTGGAAAGGGAGTAATTCTTATGTACTcccggagcacggagaatggtgctccctcctctcacattcatggtgggaccTGTTCATTAAATGCATGGTGGAGCCTACCATGAatatgagaggagggagcactaTTTCTCTATGCTCctggactacctaagaattttccttgGAAAGGAAAGTATTGTTTGTGTTTCattaatttatgcaataaattgtttgaatttaattggaccAAAAAGCCTGCATCTAAGGAGATAATgctataacttttttttgtttttttgtttttgagaatccaCCAATGCTATAACTTGACGGTAACAATGGACCAAATATAAGTGCCACGAACTACTCCAAAAACCAACACTTAATTAGCTAGgcttgaaaaattattaaataattaactaatccaaatccaattagctcaattccctcctcaaaaaattaaataaataaaaaaattcagtatTTTGGCTTGATGATAAAAGACAAATCATTAGTGCAAATATCATAAATTTCAAATCTTATCGTATCTatcaatcaataaataaaatcatatttatatGAAACATGTAAGATTATTTTATAGATCATATCAACGTTACAACTTGATCATCCAGCCAAATATACGTATATAAAGACTATGCTTGATCAAGGCAGAAATTTGGTCATAACCAGAATGATACTACAAAAATCTAACAAATTCTTGTTGCTTTTTTGTAGTGTAGACGGATCAACTGGTGGTTGCCTAAAGTTTTCTCCACAAGCATTAAATTCTCCCATAGCAGTAGCCGCTGCATCCTTTAGACCACTCTTGTTACCTTCTATCAATCTCTTTTTGGCTTGCTTAAAGTCACCAATAGCATTATCATAGTTTTTGGAACAAGAAGTGTACCTTTCCTTTAGTAGAGGATTATCAGTGTGCTGTATTAGGGAGTGGATTTGATCACTTGTGTTTGTAGCATTGGATTTTGCTAAGTAAATGGTTATTCGAGCGAGGCCTGTAATGTCTCTTTTGTGGGGATGATCAGCATAAGGTTTTAGAATCCCCAAACAGAAAGAGGGATTTAGGGTCTTAGTGCAAATAGCATTAATCGTAGACTCGCTCACTTTCAAAACTAGATTTGCTGATGAGGGAGTACTAATGAATAGGATCATTAGCAAAAGAGAGAATATGGAGGATGAGCTAGGTAATGTAATAGCCATTTGTATCTCTTTTTTGATAGCTTCCACTCTATTCTGAACCTGAAGTTatagagttgtttttttttattgcaagaAGAACATTATATAGTAAGTGAAGTGGAAGTTTAAGCGTGTGAACTGTGAAGCATATGTATTAATTATTGTCATGCGTGCATTTGaagtttccttttatttatggTAGTTTTGGGTACTCCATTTATTATGGCCTTTCTAATTGCCTTCGTTGGGAAGAAATCTAGTAAcctttcatcatcttcttcttggGAGAATCAAACGATTGAGTTGTAAAACCCCTAGGACATGACCTATACGTGTGGAattttgcagttttttttttttttgagaaaaaaaattttgtagttctAGTTGGAAAAATGCTCATACATCCCCTAAATTTTTAACTACTGGCCAAAAGACCCCCTCAACTTTTTTATTGACCAATTTACTCCTTAAACTATTTAAAATTGTCAAATCAATGCTTCAGTTAGTCTCAAGTTAAAATACTAACGAAATAAGCACGTGAGACTCAcatgatttttaaaaacaaactttaatcacccaaaaacacaaaacccagcTAAAAGAAGAGGGAAGAGTAACAGGTCTAGCAGTGAAAGAGCTTAGGTGGTCAGCACAACTTTCACCGCCGAACCTGTTGtgttgtacttaaaaaaaaatgttgttgtgTCCACATCGTCTAGTCCGCCCAAATTGTAGCTTTATTcccccaaaacataaaaaataaaataaaataaaataaaaaaacaacaacaacaacaatttattaaaaaaaaataaaaactggaaGGTAATGACCAGTTTAGGTCCTTAGCAAGACCAAAACCAGTAAGCATAAAACTTGTACGGATCTACTAGCCTAGTAtgtctttcttttatttataatacaaatttgaaaccttattaataatattatgtaCTAGTACTGCTCTGCTTACTCTCTATCTCAGCCAAACTCTCTGTATCTAATTTCTTCATAGTTCTTACCGTCACCAACAACAAGAAGAAGCAATGTCAACTGTCACAGCAGCCTCCCCAGCCGTCAGATCGGTTTGTATTCCGAGATCACGGGGGCGCATCAATATGCCTTGGTTCACCATGACCATCCAATCTAGTAACGCCGTCTCTGTTGGCATTGCTCCAATCTTGACCAAGTTAAAGTACAACTATGCTACCCCTCTGCCCCTTTTGCGCCATGTGGTGGATGCAATGGCTGCTGATATGCACGCTGGGCTTGCCACTGATGGCGAGAGTGATCTCAAGATGATCCTCAGCACAACTTTCACCACTGGACCTGTTACTCTTCCCTCTTCTTTCAGCttggttttgtgattttgggaGATTAAAGTTTGTTTTTAAAGGTCACGTGAGTGCTTATTCCGTTAATGTTTTAACGTGAGACTAACTGAAACATTGATTTGGcagttttgaataatttaagGAGTAAATTGGCCAATAAAAAAGTTGAAGGGGTCTTTTGGCCAATAATTGAAAGTTTAAGAGGTGTATGGGCATTTTTCTCGTTCTAGTTTGCTAGAGGTTTAAACAACACCATTTTTTTCCAAGATAAGCATGGTGATATTATTTATTTCCTAAAGAAGTATAGCCAAACTGAGTTCAGTAACCTGAACTTGTAACTTAAGTAGGGGCATTAAAGTGCAGAATTTTggattcttaaaataaataaataaataaaattttaaaaaaaaagtataggcAACAGAACCGGTcttaaaataggtttttttttttttaaatataattttaacatATGGCATTCGTTCatgataattgctctttattatcatattaagacaccaattggtttttaaGCAAGCAATAATTGAATCTTAAGTCTCTTATTTGACACTAAGAGACTTTAAAAATTAAGCTAATTAAAAGCCACTAAAACAATGTAATCTAGTGACATCAATTGGTGAAAATTAACAAACCTTGCACAAGTAAGCTTTGTTACTAGACCA
It encodes:
- the LOC142623293 gene encoding stress-response A/B barrel domain-containing protein HS1-like, which encodes MEEGKGVVKHILLAKFKDGISETQIEEHIKGYANLVNIIEPMKSLHWGKDVSIENLHHGFTHVFESTFETKEGLAEYIAHPVHVEFANGFLSSLDKVLVVDFEPTTVNI
- the LOC142624931 gene encoding pectinesterase inhibitor-like — translated: MAITLPSSSSIFSLLLMILFISTPSSANLVLKVSESTINAICTKTLNPSFCLGILKPYADHPHKRDITGLARITIYLAKSNATNTSDQIHSLIQHTDNPLLKERYTSCSKNYDNAIGDFKQAKKRLIEGNKSGLKDAAATAMGEFNACGENFRQPPVDPSTLQKSNKNLLDFCSIILVMTKFLP